One stretch of Pedobacter riviphilus DNA includes these proteins:
- a CDS encoding RagB/SusD family nutrient uptake outer membrane protein, producing MKINIKNIAALLLLSGAIIGNSGCKKFLDETDPTNLSPNSFYTLPEHAEAGIAAVYAEIRFIGNGAGIYSNNWQMFDAPTGIQSTETAQNSDLNNLYALIYDGTNLHVNQTWNGFYKVIAQTNLVLDKVPSINPMDNAQKKRILGEAAFIRAWAYFYLVRLWGDVPLITKPITSPNDPNFSPSRTPQEQVYKQIVDDLVAAEAAGLPFMDASGRISTAAIKTELAKVYLTMAGQPLNKGAAYYKLAADKAKEVIDYSTGNPTSLGLFSSYGALHDAKNDNKMEHLFGIQYNDAAGSGNPLQSSYLPLHQPLVSKIDGIGTSIPTASFYGSYEAGDLRAKNREGYFFTDYYTDGFKMPLINRGKPYVFKHFDVVANGTLGVEGTSRSDLNIPQIRYVETLLIYAEAQNRADGSPNIAAYAAVNAVRKRAQLADLAGLSQTQFEEAVWRERWHELCYEGIIWFDMVRLRKVYNESTNGFDNFVGHVNKSVNQPLQTKHLLFPVPTSEIKNNPNLTPNPGY from the coding sequence ATGAAAATAAACATAAAAAATATCGCTGCTTTGTTGTTGCTAAGCGGTGCTATAATCGGGAATTCGGGATGTAAGAAGTTTTTAGATGAAACAGATCCCACCAATCTTTCACCCAATAGTTTTTATACTTTACCAGAGCATGCAGAAGCAGGTATTGCTGCTGTTTATGCAGAGATCAGGTTTATTGGAAACGGTGCTGGTATTTATTCCAACAACTGGCAGATGTTTGATGCCCCAACTGGGATACAATCTACCGAAACAGCACAAAACTCCGATCTGAACAATTTGTATGCACTAATTTATGATGGAACAAACCTTCATGTTAACCAAACCTGGAACGGATTTTATAAAGTAATTGCGCAAACCAACCTGGTATTGGATAAAGTTCCAAGCATTAACCCGATGGACAATGCACAGAAAAAAAGAATTTTAGGAGAGGCTGCTTTCATTAGGGCCTGGGCCTATTTTTACCTGGTACGTTTGTGGGGCGATGTACCTTTGATTACAAAACCGATTACCAGCCCAAATGATCCCAATTTTTCTCCTTCCCGTACACCACAAGAACAGGTTTACAAACAGATTGTTGACGATCTGGTTGCTGCAGAAGCAGCGGGTTTGCCTTTTATGGATGCAAGCGGACGTATTTCTACAGCGGCAATTAAAACTGAACTGGCAAAAGTATATTTAACCATGGCCGGACAACCCCTTAACAAAGGAGCAGCTTATTATAAACTAGCTGCAGATAAGGCCAAAGAGGTAATCGATTATTCAACCGGGAATCCTACATCGCTTGGCTTATTTTCAAGTTACGGCGCCCTGCACGATGCAAAGAACGATAATAAAATGGAGCATTTATTCGGAATCCAGTACAATGATGCTGCCGGATCTGGTAACCCTTTGCAGTCATCGTACCTGCCATTGCACCAGCCTTTGGTTTCTAAAATTGATGGAATTGGAACTTCTATCCCAACTGCAAGTTTTTATGGTTCTTACGAAGCAGGAGATTTAAGAGCTAAAAACAGAGAAGGTTATTTCTTTACAGACTATTATACCGATGGATTTAAAATGCCGTTGATTAACCGTGGCAAGCCTTATGTTTTCAAACACTTCGATGTGGTTGCCAATGGAACGTTAGGGGTAGAAGGTACCAGCAGGAGTGATCTGAATATCCCACAGATCCGTTATGTAGAAACCTTATTAATTTATGCCGAAGCACAGAACAGGGCCGATGGAAGCCCGAATATTGCTGCCTATGCTGCGGTAAATGCAGTGCGAAAAAGGGCTCAATTGGCTGATCTTGCAGGCCTAAGCCAAACACAGTTTGAAGAAGCCGTATGGAGGGAACGCTGGCATGAGCTGTGTTACGAGGGCATTATCTGGTTCGATATGGTGAGGTTGCGTAAAGTGTACAACGAAAGTACCAATGGTTTTGATAATTTTGTTGGCCACGTTAATAAAAGTGTAAACCAGCCTTTGCAAACCAAACATTTATTGTTCCCCGTTCCTACTTCAGAAATCAAAAATAACCCTAATCTGACTCCAAATCCAGGTTATTAA
- a CDS encoding SusC/RagA family TonB-linked outer membrane protein has product MKINLLKISGLSVLFLLNSPAFSMNLVAEKSEGFSELNMPLVHIQNRKVITGTVLDEKNMPIPGVGIKNISSGKTAVTDETGKFSIEANPNDVIRFSYVGYQNKDITVGNEANVSVKMIPAEANKLDEVVVIGYGSVKKTDLTGSVGVVKASELQERPSSSLNQALAGRISGVQVNTNSGRPGGQTNIKIRGFSSINTSNNPLYVVDGVALPVGSQTQNSNAIDYINPSDIASVEVLKDASSTAIYGARGANGVILITTKKGTANAQRITYDADFGVNTLAAHHVKMLDAFEYVKVQDLAYDNIKVYDPVGWAAGNYASTPVPKAARIALPQFFDSNGNPLYNTDWLKESTQNKLSQNHQLGFTGGNENSTYGVFAGYRDDEGLLLNSYLKRYSGRFNFDSKIKPWLKVGGNLSYNNQNENIVDQGTGGLNSVRMITEAFPFLPIKLADGKWGDNKLIPWAEGGSNPVHILTDQKYGMVTQTALGSIYSTISFSKDLEFRTQLGANIVSRNINEYNAKQLYGISDGQNGTANVTNDKETFWSLENYLTYNKRFAESHAINALLGISWQATNFFSNTSHAENFVTDFYGNNNMGSGSKSITVGSSRNRSAFNSYFGRLNYAFKDKYLVTFTGRVDGSSKFGENHKFAFFPSAALAWKASDEDFLKGNKTISNLKLRTSYGLSGNSELPAYQSLATLVNNSAIINDSKVTGIGIGRLANPDLVWEKTAQVDAGLELGLFNNRINLEADLYYRKTTDMLLDAPVPRTTGYAVIRKNIGSMQNKGLDLGINTVNVQTDDFTWKTSFNISLNRNKVLSLATPDDIFGVGNPNFTNQTGIIRVGEPVGSFWGLVRLGTWSEAERAEAAKYVSYRGGKTLLPGDIKYLDVNGDHAITDADRQIIGNGTPKGWGSFGNSFRYKNLELIVELQYSYGNDVLNMTHHSGEDRQVQANSFASVLNAWTPQNQNTPIAAIRDQSAGYVTNVDTHWLEDGSFIRGKNLLLGYTFDKTLVEKLRLSKLRVYASVQNFFLATKYTGNDPEVTTYGNAFAQGQTFFDYPKPTTFMVGLNIGL; this is encoded by the coding sequence ATGAAAATCAATCTATTAAAGATTTCAGGGCTTTCTGTGCTTTTTTTGCTCAACAGCCCTGCTTTTTCGATGAATCTGGTTGCTGAAAAATCCGAGGGGTTTTCCGAGCTAAATATGCCTTTAGTGCATATTCAAAACCGAAAAGTAATTACAGGAACCGTATTAGACGAAAAAAACATGCCAATTCCAGGCGTTGGCATCAAAAACATTTCTTCAGGTAAAACTGCTGTAACTGATGAAACTGGTAAGTTCAGTATCGAGGCGAACCCGAATGATGTGATCCGCTTTTCGTATGTGGGCTATCAAAATAAAGATATTACAGTAGGCAACGAAGCTAACGTAAGCGTTAAAATGATACCTGCCGAAGCCAATAAGTTAGACGAAGTAGTGGTAATTGGTTATGGATCAGTGAAAAAGACAGATCTTACCGGCTCCGTTGGTGTGGTAAAAGCCAGCGAACTTCAGGAACGTCCGTCTTCATCGCTAAATCAGGCATTAGCTGGCCGTATTTCTGGTGTACAGGTAAATACCAACTCGGGTAGGCCTGGTGGGCAGACAAACATCAAAATCAGGGGTTTTAGTTCCATCAACACGAGTAACAATCCACTTTATGTGGTAGATGGGGTGGCTTTGCCAGTAGGATCTCAAACACAGAACAGTAACGCCATCGATTACATTAATCCAAGCGATATCGCTTCGGTAGAGGTATTAAAGGATGCATCTTCTACAGCCATATATGGTGCAAGAGGTGCAAATGGTGTAATTTTAATCACTACTAAAAAAGGAACAGCAAATGCTCAACGCATTACTTATGACGCAGATTTTGGTGTAAATACGCTGGCCGCCCACCATGTTAAGATGCTTGATGCCTTTGAGTATGTTAAAGTGCAGGATCTGGCTTACGATAACATCAAGGTGTACGATCCGGTAGGTTGGGCCGCAGGTAACTATGCTTCAACCCCTGTTCCTAAAGCAGCAAGGATCGCTTTGCCTCAATTTTTCGATAGCAATGGAAACCCATTATATAACACCGATTGGTTGAAAGAATCTACACAGAACAAACTTTCGCAAAATCACCAGCTGGGTTTTACAGGTGGAAACGAAAATAGCACTTATGGTGTTTTTGCGGGTTATCGCGACGACGAGGGTCTTTTGCTAAACTCTTATCTAAAACGTTATTCGGGCAGATTTAATTTCGACAGCAAAATTAAACCATGGTTAAAGGTAGGCGGTAATTTGAGTTATAATAACCAGAACGAAAACATTGTTGATCAGGGAACAGGCGGCTTAAATTCAGTCCGTATGATTACCGAAGCATTCCCTTTTCTGCCCATTAAACTGGCAGATGGCAAGTGGGGCGACAATAAACTGATTCCATGGGCAGAAGGAGGCTCCAATCCGGTGCATATCTTAACTGATCAAAAATATGGAATGGTTACCCAAACGGCTTTAGGAAGTATTTATTCTACCATTAGCTTTAGTAAAGATTTAGAATTCCGCACCCAGTTAGGGGCCAATATTGTGAGCCGCAACATTAACGAGTACAACGCCAAACAATTGTACGGTATTTCTGACGGGCAGAATGGAACAGCCAATGTAACCAATGATAAGGAAACCTTTTGGTCATTAGAAAACTATTTAACCTATAACAAACGTTTTGCAGAATCGCATGCCATTAATGCTTTATTGGGTATCTCTTGGCAGGCCACCAATTTCTTTAGCAATACCAGCCATGCCGAGAATTTTGTAACCGATTTTTACGGAAACAATAATATGGGCTCCGGAAGTAAATCGATTACGGTGGGCTCTAGTCGCAACAGATCAGCTTTTAACTCTTATTTTGGAAGGTTAAACTATGCCTTTAAAGATAAATACCTGGTTACTTTTACAGGTAGGGTAGACGGATCATCCAAATTCGGTGAGAACCATAAATTTGCATTTTTCCCTTCGGCAGCACTGGCCTGGAAAGCCTCAGATGAAGATTTCCTTAAAGGCAACAAAACCATCTCTAACTTAAAACTAAGAACCAGTTATGGTTTAAGTGGTAATTCAGAACTTCCTGCCTATCAGTCGTTAGCTACATTGGTTAATAACTCAGCTATTATCAATGATAGTAAGGTAACCGGTATTGGTATCGGCCGTTTGGCCAATCCAGATCTGGTTTGGGAAAAAACAGCACAGGTTGATGCGGGTTTAGAATTGGGTTTATTTAACAACCGAATTAATTTAGAGGCCGACCTTTATTATCGAAAAACAACCGATATGTTACTGGATGCCCCGGTGCCACGTACCACAGGATATGCGGTGATCAGAAAAAATATAGGGTCTATGCAGAACAAAGGTTTAGATTTAGGCATCAATACGGTGAACGTACAAACCGACGATTTTACTTGGAAAACCAGCTTTAATATCTCTCTTAACCGAAATAAGGTGCTTTCTTTGGCAACGCCTGATGATATTTTTGGTGTGGGTAATCCAAATTTCACCAATCAAACAGGTATTATCAGAGTTGGTGAGCCTGTAGGGTCATTCTGGGGCCTGGTGCGTTTAGGCACCTGGAGCGAGGCCGAAAGAGCAGAAGCAGCTAAATATGTAAGTTATCGCGGTGGTAAAACTTTGCTTCCGGGCGATATCAAATATTTAGATGTAAACGGCGACCACGCCATTACAGATGCCGACCGCCAGATTATTGGTAACGGAACACCGAAAGGTTGGGGATCGTTTGGTAACTCATTCCGATATAAAAACTTAGAGCTGATTGTAGAACTTCAATATTCTTATGGTAACGATGTATTGAATATGACCCATCACTCGGGAGAAGACAGACAGGTACAGGCCAATAGTTTCGCCAGTGTATTAAATGCCTGGACTCCCCAGAACCAAAATACGCCGATTGCTGCAATCAGGGATCAGTCTGCCGGTTATGTAACCAACGTAGATACCCACTGGTTAGAAGACGGTTCTTTCATCCGTGGAAAAAACCTTTTACTGGGCTATACTTTTGATAAAACACTTGTCGAAAAATTGCGCTTGAGCAAACTCCGTGTTTATGCATCTGTTCAGAATTTCTTCCTGGCCACCAAGTATACCGGTAACGACCCTGAGGTAACTACTTATGGAAATGCATTTGCACAGGGGCAAACATTTTTCGATTATCCAAAGCCTACTACTTTCATGGTGGGTTTAAACATTGGATTATAA
- the katG gene encoding catalase/peroxidase HPI: MEKESNDISKCPFHNGSMKSNVAGGGTRNGDWWPKQLKLSILRQHSNLSNPMDGEFSYAEAFKSLDLAALKADLHALMTDSQDWWPADFGHYGGLFIRMAWHSAGTYRVGDGRGGAGAGLQRFAPLNSWPDNVSLDKARRLLWPIKQKYGRKISWADLMILTGNIALESMGFKTFGFAGGREDVWEADESVYWGSETTWLGGDLRYGHGSEGAEKAHGVVVTDDDADGDVHSRNLEKPLAAVQMGLIYVNPEGPDGNPDPILAAKDIRDTFGRMAMDDEETVALIAGGHTFGKTHGAASADHVGKEPEAAGIESQGLGWNNSYGSGKGADAITSGLEVIWTTTPTQWSNNFFENLFGFEWELSKSPAGAHQWKAVNAEAIIPDAFDGSKKHLPTMLTTDLSLRFDPAYEKISRRFLENPDQFADAFARAWFKLTHRDMGPVARYLGPDVPQEELLWQDPIPAVNHVLINESDVAALKAKVLASGLSVSELVSTAWASASTFRGSDKRGGANGARIRLAPQKDWAVNNPPQLQKVLGVLEGIQKEFNGAQAEGKKVSLADLIVLAGAAAVEKAAAAAGHSVTVPFAPGRMDASQEQTDVESFGYLEPLADGFRNYRKSKSTVPTEEFLIDKAQLLTLTAPELTVLVGGLRALDTNFDGSKNGILTTKPGQLTNDFFINLLDMETAWKAVAEDKELYIGSSRSTGQPKWTATRADLVFGSNSELRAIAEVYASSDAQGKFVKDFVAAWNKIMNADRFDLN; encoded by the coding sequence ATGGAAAAAGAATCGAATGATATCAGCAAATGCCCGTTTCATAATGGCAGCATGAAGAGTAATGTAGCTGGTGGTGGTACCAGAAATGGCGATTGGTGGCCAAAGCAGTTAAAGTTGAGTATTTTGCGTCAGCATTCTAACTTATCTAACCCAATGGATGGTGAATTCAGTTATGCTGAAGCTTTTAAAAGTTTAGATTTGGCAGCGCTAAAAGCAGACCTTCATGCACTGATGACCGATTCGCAAGATTGGTGGCCTGCAGATTTTGGTCACTACGGAGGCTTATTTATCCGAATGGCATGGCACAGTGCCGGAACCTATAGAGTGGGCGATGGCCGTGGTGGTGCTGGTGCCGGATTACAACGTTTTGCACCCCTTAATAGCTGGCCAGATAACGTGAGCCTCGATAAAGCCCGCAGATTACTTTGGCCAATTAAACAAAAATACGGACGCAAAATTTCGTGGGCAGATTTAATGATCCTAACAGGTAATATTGCCTTAGAATCCATGGGTTTTAAAACCTTTGGTTTTGCCGGTGGACGTGAAGATGTTTGGGAAGCTGACGAATCTGTATATTGGGGTTCGGAAACGACCTGGTTGGGTGGCGATCTTCGTTATGGACACGGCTCTGAAGGAGCAGAAAAAGCGCATGGGGTGGTGGTTACAGACGATGATGCAGATGGAGACGTACATTCGCGTAATTTAGAAAAACCACTTGCAGCAGTGCAGATGGGATTAATATATGTAAACCCAGAGGGACCAGATGGAAACCCAGACCCAATTCTTGCCGCAAAAGATATCCGCGATACTTTTGGTCGCATGGCGATGGATGATGAAGAAACGGTAGCATTAATTGCCGGTGGACATACCTTTGGCAAAACCCACGGTGCTGCTTCAGCAGACCATGTAGGCAAAGAGCCTGAAGCTGCTGGTATAGAAAGCCAGGGTTTAGGATGGAACAACAGTTATGGTTCTGGTAAAGGTGCTGATGCGATTACCAGTGGATTAGAAGTAATCTGGACCACCACACCGACGCAATGGAGCAATAATTTTTTCGAAAACCTTTTTGGATTTGAATGGGAATTATCGAAAAGTCCTGCCGGCGCACATCAGTGGAAAGCAGTCAATGCAGAAGCTATTATTCCTGATGCATTTGATGGATCAAAAAAACACCTGCCAACCATGCTAACCACCGATCTTTCTTTAAGATTCGATCCGGCGTATGAAAAAATATCAAGACGTTTCTTAGAAAACCCTGATCAGTTTGCTGATGCGTTTGCAAGAGCATGGTTTAAACTAACCCATCGCGATATGGGACCTGTAGCGCGTTACCTGGGGCCAGATGTACCACAGGAAGAATTGCTTTGGCAAGATCCGATACCCGCGGTTAATCATGTATTAATCAACGAAAGTGATGTTGCCGCATTAAAGGCAAAAGTATTGGCTTCAGGATTGAGTGTATCCGAACTGGTTTCTACCGCTTGGGCTTCTGCCTCTACTTTCCGTGGTTCCGATAAACGTGGGGGTGCCAATGGTGCACGGATCCGTTTGGCTCCGCAAAAAGACTGGGCGGTTAACAATCCTCCACAATTGCAAAAAGTATTGGGCGTATTAGAAGGAATCCAAAAAGAATTTAATGGTGCACAAGCTGAAGGCAAAAAAGTTTCACTGGCCGATTTAATTGTATTGGCAGGTGCTGCTGCGGTAGAAAAAGCGGCTGCTGCTGCTGGCCATTCAGTTACAGTGCCTTTTGCACCAGGTCGGATGGATGCCTCACAAGAGCAAACCGATGTAGAATCTTTTGGTTATTTAGAGCCACTTGCAGACGGCTTCCGTAATTACCGTAAATCTAAATCTACAGTTCCTACAGAAGAATTCCTGATCGATAAAGCCCAGTTGCTTACTTTAACTGCACCCGAATTAACGGTGTTGGTAGGTGGTTTACGTGCACTGGATACCAATTTCGACGGTTCTAAAAACGGGATCTTGACTACAAAACCGGGTCAGCTTACCAATGATTTTTTCATTAATTTATTAGATATGGAAACGGCATGGAAAGCCGTTGCTGAAGATAAAGAACTATATATTGGAAGCAGCCGCTCAACTGGTCAGCCAAAATGGACAGCAACCCGTGCCGATCTTGTTTTCGGTTCCAATTCAGAATTAAGGGCAATTGCAGAGGTGTACGCAAGTTCTGATGCGCAAGGTAAATTTGTAAAAGACTTTGTGGCCGCCTGGAATAAAATAATGAATGCAGATCGTTTTGATTTAAATTAA
- a CDS encoding cupin domain-containing protein, with product MTNDKKEIFESVAQRLKIEGFNVVNRDETRPWGGFFVIDESQAQQFADTYFDGLNVEDLKIGGKLSPKILIVAPNTRLSWQYHHRRAEIWQVVTGTVGIKTSQTDEEGEVKKYAPKDQIKLQQGERHRLIGLEDWGVVAEIWQHTDASNPSDESDIVRVQDDFGR from the coding sequence ATGACAAACGACAAAAAAGAAATATTCGAAAGCGTAGCACAACGTTTAAAAATTGAAGGTTTTAATGTAGTAAACCGCGATGAAACCCGCCCTTGGGGTGGTTTCTTTGTGATAGATGAGTCGCAGGCGCAACAATTTGCCGATACTTATTTTGATGGATTAAATGTTGAAGACCTTAAAATTGGCGGTAAATTAAGCCCGAAAATTTTAATCGTTGCGCCCAATACACGTCTTTCGTGGCAATATCACCACCGCAGAGCTGAAATCTGGCAAGTGGTTACTGGTACCGTTGGTATCAAAACCAGCCAAACTGATGAAGAAGGAGAAGTAAAAAAATACGCGCCGAAAGATCAGATCAAATTGCAACAAGGCGAACGCCACCGTTTAATTGGTTTAGAAGACTGGGGCGTTGTAGCGGAAATATGGCAACATACCGATGCTTCAAACCCATCAGATGAAAGCGATATCGTACGTGTTCAAGACGATTTCGGTAGATAA